ACCACCTTATTACTATTATGATCAGAATGCACAACCACCACCGCCGCCGCCGCCACCTTATTTCGATCCttgttatcatcatcatcatcatcatcatgcagagccaccaccaccaccaccaatgtACTACATCCCGAATCCAATGTTGCCGCTCCCAATTTATACTAATTCCGAAAAGGTGGAATGGTCCACAGGCCTTTTTGATTGCTTGTCTGACATCAAAAACTGTATGTAACGTAACTCTTTCCTTAATCAACCACCAATAATCAATGTGTGATTTGTTTAATTTCCTTAATTAATTCGCCAGGTTTGATAACGTGCTTGTGTCCCTGCTTCACGTTTGGTCAAATTGCAGAGATGATTGACAGGGACGCATCTTGTAAGAAACTAataacatacatacatcaattatgattattattattattaattgattaattaattattaatgattGTTGGTGATAATGCAGCGTGTGCAATAAGCGGGGCACTGTATGCGATGATATTGTTTTTCATTGGAAGCCCATGCCTATACTCATGCATCTACAGAACAAGGATGAGAAGGCAGTTTCTTTTGAAGGAGACTCTTTGCTTGGATTGCATCGTTCATTTCTTCTGTGAGCCATGCGCTCTCTGCCAAGAATATCGCGAGCTTCAGAACCGTGGATTTGACATGTCTCTTGGTTGGAACGGCAATCTTGACCGTTGGAACAACCAGATGGCTTCACAccaacaacaaccaccacctGTTCTAAACATGACCCGTTAATTCAAAACTGTTgttgtatgtttttcttttcattcatagtttctttaatttgtgttgCATGTTCAATTCCTTTTTAACAACAGTTTTGAATATCATATCCGAGGTGCCGTGgagcgttttttttttttgtacaacACAAATTACTGTATGTATTAATATCATTCATTATTCATTATCTTCTCTACTTCAAAACTCTACTCACTGCTTTCTGCTTTTTAACTTAACAAAAGACAAGAGATACACCCAACAGAATCATGTATGATGTAACAATTAACAAACATATATAAACTTATTATAAATAAGGCTATTGAATGAATGAATCagaatttacttaaatgtgttATTTATTCTGTGTTACATATGATGATTCAATCAATATGCTGTTAAATTATTCTTTATGTGAAGGGCTGATTGGTAATCATAAATAATGACCCAAAGCCCAAGATGTATGATCAATATGCTGTTAAAGTATTCATCGAGCTTGCTGAATAAAcattaaacaataataaatggTATGCGATGTGTATCTATCTGTATAGGTAGGAAACTTCCACTTTGACTGAGTCCCCGGCAAGTGTGGTAGACATGTTCCCTTTTTGCAGGATTTGTAAtgtttacaaaatgaaaaaaaagtcaCATTCATTCTTTATtgctagaaaaaaaaaaaagcaaaagtgAAAATGATTGATTTTGCAGGTGGACCGACCGTATTTAAATAAAGTAATGCATACCATTCCACAATGGCATTGCCCTTTACTTGCGCCACTAACTGCTAAAACTATTAGTAAGTGGTATACACTAACACTATGTAGGACAAAGATCAAATACTTGAAGAAAAAGTAATATAATATATGAATTTGTATAGGCTAGTTTTGAATACACAGATTATGCTCCTTATATATATAACTGAGTGTTTGTCACTCACTATACTTTAAGGAATGACCTCGTGTATAGGCAACATATGCATGCATTAAAAGCAGCAACAAAACCCCACCCTTGGATTCTTGAAGACCAATACCGAACCCAACA
The genomic region above belongs to Arachis duranensis cultivar V14167 chromosome 3, aradu.V14167.gnm2.J7QH, whole genome shotgun sequence and contains:
- the LOC107481472 gene encoding protein PLANT CADMIUM RESISTANCE 2 isoform X1; the encoded protein is MYPPPPPPPPPPPLTTTTATTSDHTQAKAPPYDHNNAQQAPPPYYYYDQNAQPPPPPPPPYFDPCYHHHHHHHAEPPPPPPMYYIPNPMLPLPIYTNSEKVEWSTGLFDCLSDIKNCLITCLCPCFTFGQIAEMIDRDASSCAISGALYAMILFFIGSPCLYSCIYRTRMRRQFLLKETLCLDCIVHFFCEPCALCQEYRELQNRGFDMSLGWNGNLDRWNNQMASHQQQPPPVLNMTR
- the LOC107481472 gene encoding protein PLANT CADMIUM RESISTANCE 11 isoform X2, producing MYPPPPPPPPPPPLTTTTATTSDHTQAKAPPYDHNNAQQAPPPYYYYDQNAQPPPPPPPPYFDPCYHHHHHHHAEPPPPPPMYYIPNPMLPLPIYTNSEKVEWSTGLFDCLSDIKNSCAISGALYAMILFFIGSPCLYSCIYRTRMRRQFLLKETLCLDCIVHFFCEPCALCQEYRELQNRGFDMSLGWNGNLDRWNNQMASHQQQPPPVLNMTR